The following DNA comes from Coleofasciculus sp. FACHB-1120.
TCACCAACGCATCCACCAGCGACAATTCTGGAATTGCCTCCACAGTTGGCGCGGAAAGTCCCAATCGCAGCAAAATTCGTCGCGCCAACTCGGTAAAAGTCACGCGGCGACTGACATCTACCCAGAATTTTTTATCAAACTCAGCGCTATCTTCTTCGTAGATTTTGGCAGCCAGAGTAGATTTACCAAAGCCACCTAAACCCGTAATGCCAATCAGCCGGATATTTCCATCCGCCATCCATCCCTGGATTTTCTGCCGTTCCTCCGTGCGCCCTTGCCAACAATCCAAGCTGGGGCGCATTTCATCGACGTTAGCTGAGTTTTGAACTGGTTGAGGTTTAGTTCCTTGATTGTCTACCAGCAGTCAGTGGTTGTTGATGGTGTCACCAAACTGCACGCTTTCAGAATTAACTGTTTCTACTTGATAGCCCTTGGCATTATCCCGGTTAATCTGAGTCCTGCTATTGTCCTGAGTGTTGCTGATGTGAATTTCTTTAGCCATAATCTGAATCTCTTCGGCAAATGCTGGCTCTTTATCCATGCAAGCCTGCAAATATTCAGCAATCTGCACTAATTCTGACTTTGAGCCTTGCTCAACGGCTTTCATAGCTCTTTCTGCTTCTGGATTCCCTCGTAATTTATTCCAAATTTTCTGGCGTAGAGGATTTACCTTTTCAATGGCAATTTCCATCAACTTACCAGCGCTACCTTCTATCATTCCGCCAAAGGCAATTTCTATAATCTTTGCTGCTGTAAATCCAAGTACCATCTGTCACTGATTCGCTATGCTTGCCATTTGGTTGTAGCCCATCAACCCTCTATCTGCCAATGTTAAGATTGATGGCTTTACTAACTTTTCTCTAACTACGGCAATTGACTTTAGAGATAAAATGTGTATTAAATATATGCCGTTCTTGCCTAGCAATTCACCCTATGACGAGGAATCCATCAAATCAACGACCGATTTTGACAATAGCGCGATCGCCGCTAAGTTGGATATTAGAAATAGTGGCAGTTGCAGGTATTTTTTGCATCATTGTAATCACTCTGCAATCTTGGGCAAATCTACCCAATACTATTCCCATCCATTTTGAGATGGGAGGGAAACCAGATGCTATGGGTAGCAAAAAATTAATCTGGCTTTTCCCCAGCTTATCTATTTTAGTTTATGTAGCGTTTACAGTGCTGCGTCAGTTTCCCCATACTTTTAACTATATTTGGGGAATTACAGAGCAAAATGTCGCTAAACAATATCAGCTAGCCGTTAATTTATTAGACTGGAATAAGGCAGAAATTATGTGGATATTTGCATTTATAGAATGGCAAATTATCCAGGTGAGTTTGGGACACTCTGCTGAATTGAGCGTCGATTTCTTTTCTGTAGTAATGCCATTGTTTATTATCACAAATGGGCTGTATTTTTGGCAAGCATATCAGGCTCGTTAGTTAAGTTTATATACTAGGCGATTATAAATCGCAGCTACACAGGCAAAGTCCGCCGTCGCGGACTGATAAATTGAAACCCGCGCAGGTGGGTTTTGTATGTATAGCCGCGAATTCTATTCGCCAGGGCATTTATCAAACCTTACCCCGCAATTCTGCTAATTCTTCCCGAACAGATAAAGGCGAATATCCTAATGTTAATGCTTCTAGTAGCCGATTTTGCTCATCTTCGCTAAGGCGTTGAGCTTGACTTAGGACTTCCTCATAGCTAGGCAGCGATCGCCTCCATCTTTTCCAAAATGCGATTGCGTCTCTTTCTCATGCCAAAATCAGAGCATCTGAATTATCTATGTTGCGAATGAAGCGTCTTACAATTTTTCGTCATACAGCGACAGCATCCGTACTGTCAGCAGTATTGGCTTGCAGTACCAAAACCACTTCCTTTTCTAGAGCAAATACACCGAGTCCTATTGCATCTCCATCCATTACCAAAGATGCAAATGGTTTAGTTCAGATTCAGCCGCTACCCGTCGATGCGAAGCTTCAGAACCAGTGGACACCTGAACTGGAAAAAGAGTTTCAGCAAAGAGCAAATGAGGTTATTCGCTACTACACGGGTAAAAAATACAACAACAACAGTGGAGAAAACGAAAAGCAAACTTATCCTCTTGCCATGTTTGACTTTTTAGCTGGCAACCGAGAGAAAGCGATCGCTTTTTTGGAAAAGGAAGACAAACAAGCCCCAGATAATGCCCACACGGACGGGATTGACTATTACTATTCTTTTACCCTTAAAGGTCAAATTAGAAAATATTTTTTCTTTAGCAAATTTCTAGATTCTGCCTACAAACAACGGATGTTTAATGGGGCGAAAAAATGGACAAAGCAAGATCCCAATGGTCGTCCCCACCCGATTTACGGGAGAGGTCGTGGCGGTGATGGTTGGGGGCCAGATGTGCGTGGTAGCTGGGTGGATGGGCGCAATACCGATAATCTTAGAGCGATGCGCGAGATATCGGTTTATCTAATGGCAGAGGAAACAGGTAATGAAGATGTGCGCCAGTTATACAAAAAGAAAATTCAGCGATATGTCTGGGCACTTTATCACATCGGGATGGGCGAGTGGGATTCAGAAAATTACCACGGTCATACCCTAGCTGCGTACCTTAACCTCTATGATTTTGCGAAA
Coding sequences within:
- a CDS encoding DUF1648 domain-containing protein → MTRNPSNQRPILTIARSPLSWILEIVAVAGIFCIIVITLQSWANLPNTIPIHFEMGGKPDAMGSKKLIWLFPSLSILVYVAFTVLRQFPHTFNYIWGITEQNVAKQYQLAVNLLDWNKAEIMWIFAFIEWQIIQVSLGHSAELSVDFFSVVMPLFIITNGLYFWQAYQAR